A single genomic interval of Nonomuraea rubra harbors:
- a CDS encoding type II toxin-antitoxin system RelE/ParE family toxin, translated as MQDEWSIYVTDEVDAWISDLDPESHRLVIDALDRLAENGPALGRPLVGKVNGSRIANLKELRPRSTRRSALRLLFVFDPRRDAIVLVAADKIEASPRDPNRWYEEAIPHAEGLYETYLKERAEAEGQNQ; from the coding sequence GTGCAGGACGAGTGGAGCATCTATGTCACCGACGAGGTTGACGCCTGGATCAGCGACCTTGACCCAGAATCGCATCGGCTCGTCATCGATGCGCTCGATCGGCTTGCGGAGAACGGTCCTGCGCTGGGCAGGCCACTCGTGGGCAAGGTGAACGGCTCGCGTATCGCCAACCTGAAAGAACTGCGCCCCCGGTCCACCCGACGTAGCGCACTTCGACTGCTGTTCGTCTTCGACCCCAGACGGGACGCCATCGTCCTCGTCGCCGCAGACAAGATCGAGGCGAGCCCTCGAGACCCTAACCGCTGGTATGAGGAGGCCATACCGCACGCGGAGGGGCTGTACGAAACTTACCTGAAGGAGCGCGCAGAAGCGGAGGGGCAGAACCAATGA
- a CDS encoding helix-turn-helix domain-containing protein yields MTTFKKWDRTKHVEQAGGEEALAETRRMVDDFIDAWQLAQRRKSAALTQNEVAALMGVTKARVSQIERGEVSSVDVIARYVEAIGGHLELTASFPGGTYRLHSGGMRKMCKRHFKFQGSRPKPRTTDAR; encoded by the coding sequence ATGACGACATTCAAGAAGTGGGACCGCACCAAGCATGTTGAGCAGGCCGGAGGGGAGGAAGCCCTTGCCGAGACCCGCCGCATGGTCGACGATTTCATCGATGCCTGGCAGCTTGCCCAGCGCCGCAAGAGCGCCGCTCTGACGCAGAACGAGGTGGCTGCCTTGATGGGCGTGACGAAGGCGCGTGTCTCTCAGATCGAACGTGGTGAAGTCTCGTCGGTGGATGTGATTGCCCGTTATGTGGAGGCCATCGGCGGGCATCTCGAGCTCACTGCCAGCTTCCCTGGTGGCACTTACCGGCTACACTCCGGCGGGATGAGAAAGATGTGTAAGCGCCACTTCAAGTTCCAGGGCTCACGTCCTAAGCCGCGCACCACTGACGCCCGGTAG